The sequence CCTTTGTATGAATTGAGCAAAAGAACCTTGGGAAATATTATTACTTTGAAAAGGTTGGATTCCCCTTGTACAGTTCGTAAATTGATTTTGGGGCCATTTAAAAGCCAATTAAATCCTTATGGGGTAATGTCAGCACAACAAGTTGCAAAAGGAATCGTGTTTTTAGCGCGTCGGGATTTTCGCAACATTATCGTTACCGTTAATCCTTTAACCTATATCTTTTTCCCAATTAAGGAATTGACTACCTGGTTGTACTATCGGGTTTTTAGTAAGAAATAACAAATTAGGGATTGGGGATTGGGCATTGGGAATGGGGCATTGGGCATCGGGCATTGTTCTAAGTGTATGGAAAGATAAAACATTATTCTTCCCCCTCTTCCCTCTCCCCATTTTTACCCGTCAAATTTAACCAAAATAACCAGTAGTAGATGACTATATTTCCTAATTTTCACAACCAATAAAAAAAGAGACGTAAAATTTTACGTCTCTACATTTAATAATTAGTAAATCACCAAAATCTGAATTTATTCTTCTGTTTCCACCGCATCATCTGCGGGTTCTATAACAATTGTTTCCGTTACTTCTGCATTATCTTCATTTTCCTCATTTTCCTCGGAAGATTCGTCTGATTCTTCACCACTATCGCCGGGAACTATTGCTACACCGTTAAGAAAATCGTCTTGATCGAGACGTTGTACTCTTACCCCAGTAGCAGAACGCGATTGAATGGAAATAGCGTTTACTGCTTGTCGGATAATAATACCGCGACTTGTCACCATCATTATCTCGTTATCTTCACTAACAATATGTAAACTTGCTAGTTGATCTTGAGTTTTGAGGTTTTTGAACTTGGTTGCCATTAAACCTTGTCCGGCGCGATTCTGCAAGCGGAATTGTCCGACTGGTACACGTTTACCGTATCCTCCGGTAGTAATTACTAAAACCCAAAGTCCAGAATTATTGTTATCCTCAACTTCTACAGTTGCTTCATTGTCTGAATCTTCAGTTTCAACTGTTTCTGCTTCAGTTTCTGCTTCTGCTTCTGAAACTGGGGCTATGTTGTTCAAAATGTGGGCGGGAAGAACATCCATCCCCACTAACTCATCTCCACCTTTACGCAACTTCATCGCTTTTACACCACGAGTTGCTCTACCCAAGGGGCGTAATTGTTCGTGAGTGCAGCGGAAATGAATTGCCATACCCATGCGAGAACCAATAATTACGCTATCTTCGGCTCTAGCGCGACGTACCCAACGTAATTCATCACCTTCTTCCAAGGAAATTGCAATCAAACCGTTAGCGCGAATATTGCTAAATGCAGCTAATGCAGTTTTCTTGATATAACCACCTTTGGTAAGCATTACCAAATATTCATCTTGGCTAAATTCACTTACCGGTACAATTGAGGTAATTTTCTCTTCCTTGGGAATCGGCAGCATTTGGACGATGGGTGTACCCCTGCTAGTACGAGAACCCAGAGGTAACTGGTAAGCTTTCATGCAGTACACTACGCCGCGTTCGCTAAAGAATAAAACGCTATCGTGGTCGCAACAAGTTAAGAAATGCTCTATATTATCGTCATCTTTTACCTTCGCAGCAGCTTTACCCCTAGTGGCACGGCTTTGCGCTTCAAAGGTATTAACGGGCATTCTTTTCATATAACCTTGCTGGGTAAGCAAAATTATGACTTTTTCGTTGGCAATTAAATCTATATCATCTAATTCCCCTTCTTTATGGGTAATTATCGTCCGCCGGGGTGTAGCGTGTTTTTCTCTTAATTGCTTAACTTCGGTTTCAATAATTTCTAATATCCGTTCTCTACGAGCTAAAATATCTCGTAAATCGGTGATTTGTAGCTGTAACTGCTCGTGTTCCAAGCGGATTTTATCAGCTTCTAAAGCAGTTAACCGTCGCAGCTGCATTTGCAAAATTGCATCAGCTTGTGCTTCGGACAACCCATAATTAGTAATTAATTCTCCCTTCGCTGTCGGAGCATCGGCAGCATGACGAATCAAGGCAATAATTTCATCTAAATGGGACTGCGCGATTAATAAACCTTGTAAAATATGGTCTCTTTCCTCAGCCTTCCGTAATTCATAACGGGTGCGTCTGGTAATCGCTTCAATGCGGAAATCTAAGAAAACCTCTAAAAACCGCTTTAACGTTAATAAAATGGGTTCTCCATTCACCAACGCCAACATATTTGCGCCAAAATTAGTTTGTAACGGCGTTAACTTGTATAAATTATTCAACACCACGCGAGGATAAGCATCGCGCTTGAGTTCGATAACTATCCGCATTCCATCGCGATCGCTCTCGTCGCGAATATCAGAAATACCGTCAATCCGCTTGTCGTTAACTAACTCGGCAATTTTTTCAATCAGCGCTGCCTTATTAGTTTGATAAGGTAGCTCAGTGATAATTATTGCTTCTTTTTCCGGTCTTCCTCGCTGCTGGAGAGTTTCAATATTAGCTACCCCACGCATGGTAATCGAACCGCGTCCGGTAGTATAAGCTTCCTTAATTCCCGAAGTACCGAGAATTTGACCGCCCGTAGGAAAATCAGGACCGTGGATATATTTAGTTAACTCAATATCCGTAATTTCCGGATTCTGAATCAGTGCTACCAATCCGTCAATTAATTCTCCCAAATTATGCGGAGGGATATTAGTAGCCATTCCTACCGCAATACCAGAAGAACCATTTAACAATAGCTGCGGTAGCCTTGCCGGTAAAACCGTAGGTTCCTGCTGCGAACCGTCAAAGTTGTCAGCAAAATCGACAGTTTCAGATTCGATATCTTGCAGTAAAGCGTCGCTAGTTAAAGATTGCAGGCGGCATTCAGTGTAACGCATAGCCGCCGGAGGGTCGTTGTCAACACTTCCGAAATTACCATGCCCCGAAATTAAAGGCGACCTCATCGAAAAACTTTGTGCCATCCGCACCAAAGCATCGTAAACAGCCGTATCTCCGTGGGGGTGATATTTACCTAAAACTTCCCCTACAACACGGGCGCATTTACGGAAGGGACGATCGGCCGTTAACCCCAACTCGTGCATAGCATAGAGAATCCGACGATGCACAGGTTTCAGACCATCCCTGGCATCTGGCAAAGCGCGACCGACAATCACGCTCATTGCATATTCCAGATAAGACCTGGACATCTCGTTTCTCAGATCCGTCGGGATTATCCGCTCCTGAGAGTAGGTCATAACCTAAAAAACTCCAAAAATCGCAAATTTTAGGGCTTAAATCAGAAAAAAAGCCAAATTATTCCAAATGATGCTTGAATAATCGCCATTATTTGGTACAATTTTAGCACATTTTGCGTATTTTTGCAGAAAGTGGGTATAGGGCATGGGGCATTGGGCATTGGGGATTGGGCATTGGTAATTGGTAATTGGTAATGGGGCATTTCTCGTTCTCTCGTTCTCTCGTTCCAAGGTTCTACCTTGGAATGCACTTCAAGAGGCTCTGCCTCGTCTTTAGCTGAAGGCAGAGCCTTCAAAAACGCATTTCCATGCAGAGCATGGAAACGAGAAAATTACTCTAACTCCTAGCTGCTAACTCCTAACTCCTAACTCTTTCCTCCGCTACCACAATCAACGCTTGGGCTTCCACATTCTTCGTGGGAATCATATTTGCAATACCTAAATTCAAGCTTATATCGGCAATCTTCAATTTCTCTATTTCACTACGTATCACCCGAGCAACGTGAAGCACTCCATCACCATCAGTATTAGGTAAAAGCACGGCAAACTGATATTCCCGATAACGCGCTACTAAATCAATCGCCCGCTTGGCACAGTTATTAATTACTTGAGCAATTGCAATTAAACATTCATCGCTCTTTTGATTACCATAAGCATTTTTATAAGATTCAAAATCGTTGATTTCGCATAAAATTAAGGATATCGGCAGCTTTTCTCTTCTGTAGCGCTGCCATTCTTGGTCTAAATATTCATCAAAACGGCGACGGTTGGCGATGTTGGTTAAACTATCTATTCTTGCTTGACGAGTTAATTCTAATTCTAAAAGTTTTGTTTGAGTGATATCGCGGATAGTTAAGGTAATTCCATCACCTAAGCTGACTGCAATGATTTGATACCAGTTTTGACTACCATTAGTTTCATAATATAGTTCTTTATCAAAAGATTTTCTGGTTTCAACTACCTCTACCAAGGAATCAAATAAACTCGGATTATCTAGAAAAATCTTGTTATTAAGCAGATAATCACCAATTAAATCTTCTTGATTGCTATAGAAGAATTTAGCAATTACAGGATTAGCCATTAAAAAGCGAAAATCAGTTATTTCTCCTGCAACGTTATCTCTTACCGCTTGCATTGCTGCGATTCCATCGAGGGAAGTATTTAAAATGCTTTCTAAAAAAGCGCGGGATTGATAGAGAATTTCTTTAGTTTGTTTGAGTTCCTGGATTTCATATTGTAGCTGCGAAATCTCAGAATTTTCCGGGGGGGGTAGGTATTACTGGCGACAGAGTTTTTTTTTGCAGTACCATTCGCAAGTTTGTTTTAGTAACTTTCTCTCCCAGAATCTCAGAAATCTGCTTCCATAATTTGTAAGCTACATCCTTGATATGTCCGACGCTCAAGTGCGAATTTTTGGCAATGGTGGCATATGTTTCGTTTTCCCATGCTGCTTTTAATATTTCTTTTTCTATAACGGTTAGTTGTTTACCAGCGTTAGTATACAAAGTTGTTTTGATAACTTTTAGTGCTTCTTCAAGGGTCATTAATAGGTTGGTTATAACAGTCCAACTTCTAAGTATAAATCAAGGTGCTATTATATACCGCTATTTAGATGTAGGTCAAAGTTACTATCTATCCGACTTTTCCGACCTTAATATCAGACTCATCCGACTGACATCAGCCTTACGAATGAGTGATTATAGACACATGAAATCAAACAAAGGTTTCTGAACTCATAAAGATAAAACATTTTATCAAAACAGTTCAATAACTAATTTTCATGTAATTAAAAGAGAAGGGAAAAATGAAAAAATTAATTTGCAATTCTTTAATCGCTTCCGTTGTAGCTGTTGCTGGTGCTGCTGGTTTTGCTGGTGAAGCGAATGCTCAATCAGTTGATGTTGATTTTAGCGGTACCGTTACTAGCAGTTGTGAGATTACTAAAGTTAGCGATGGTAATCTAGGATTAAGTAATAATAACAATACAAGTTTACGTAGTAAACCATCTGAAGCTAGTGATGGAAAAGCGGGTGAAATTAGTGTTACTTGTGCGGGTTCTGGAGATATGTCTGTTACTGAACCGGTAGCTGTTAGTCAAGATGCTCAAAATTTCGCTGATCTCAGTGATTTTGGTGCAAGTTCTCAATTATATCTTAATGCACAAGGTAGTGGCGGCGTACTAGCTTCACAAGATCCAACCTTTGGTTCAAAAACTGTCACTTCAAACGGTCAGCCAGTATCAGTATATGCTTTTATCGCTGTGGGAAGCTCGACTCAGCCCGTTCCAGAAGGTGATTACACATTCAGAACCACAGTTACTGTAGCTCCACAGTAAATAACATATATCGTCCTATTAATAGGAACAATTCCCCATTTGTAGTTTATTACAAGTTGCAATGGGGATTGTTATTTTAAATATTTAAATCTTCCCTACAAAATAATACTGAAATTAAAATAATGAATAATCTTCAGAAGTTTCTATGTGCTGTGACTGGCACAGTATCAGCATTGTGCATTTTTCCTGAAATTGTGCAAGCTCAAATAAAAATTACTCCTTTGGTGATTGAAAAAGAAGTCAGACAAGGAAAAGCACAAGGGGTAATTAATATCACGAATACTAGTAACGAAACATTTCGCGCTCGCGTATATACTGCACCTTTTACTTATAATCAAAATGGATTTGAAGAATTAGAATCTAGTCCCCAAGATTTAAGTCCTTATTTAACTTTCTCTCCTCGCGAATTAGTATTAGAACCGGGACAAACCCGCCAGATTAGAGCAATTTCTCGGTTGCTCCCGAGTTCTGCAAAAGGGGAATATCGAGCAATTATTTTTACCGAAGATTTAGAAGAAATAAAAACGACTAGTGGCAATCAAACTATAGGTGTAACACCTCGTATGGGTGTAACTTTTTATGTCCGGAATGGTGATGCTTCTCCAAATTTAAAATTAGAAAGCGCTAGTTACAATCCCGAAACTAAAAAAGTTAGTCTTCAAGTTAAAAATAGTGGCAATGCAACCGCTCGTCCTAAGATTAAATGGAATTTACAAAATTCATCAGGAAATGTAGCAAATGGTAGAGAAAATGCTTATACGGTAATAGCTGAAGGTGAAAGAAATATTCAAATTGATTTATCTGCTAAAGAAAAAGAAATCGCTGCGGGTAACTATAAATTAACAGGTAAATTAACTTGGAGAGAAGGAGATAAGGATAAGAGTTTACCTTTTAATGTTGATGTGAATGTTTCGGATAAAGTTACGGCAACAGATGTGACGGATAATCAAAAAGCTTCGTTGGAAAGTCGGTTGAAGAAGTTGTTGAAGGGTAATTAAAGGTTATTGGTAGGGTGTGTTATCGCGGAGCGTAACGCACCATTATCTGCTTAATTCATATACTCAATTAACAATTAACCGTTCTGCAGCATTTCCATATTTTTGGTGCGTTAGACGAAACGTCGTAACGCACCCTACAAAGTTCGGCACCCCTCTCCTTGTCAAGGAGAGGGGAAGAAAATTGGGTTTATTAAAGAGATTTAATCAAGCGATTTATATGGATTTGAGCTACTAGCCCGGAACTTAATTTTCGGGCAATCTTGCGTACTCTTTTTTCTCAGTTATTCAATTTTTAAAAGATATTTATAGATATGATGTATCCAGATATTCCGATTAAACACAACGTCGAAATAATCGAAATACAGCCCTGTATACATTATATATATACTAAAAACGAAAAATCAAATGATAAAAAAACAAATCCAAATTGTTACTTTCCTTATTCACTAAAAAAAGATTCAACACCCCAGACTATTTCGTTAATAGAGGAAGAAAATAAGAGTAATTCGTCTTTGTCATTACGACAAAAGCTGAATAATTCCAAAAATACCATTGCCAACCAAATTAAATCAACCAAAAACGTATTTACTATTATCCCTGTAGGTTTAAATATAGGTAGACGCAACGTCAACGAATCAATTTTAATTCGCGGTTTTGAAGACGGAAGCAAAGCGGTTAATTTCGATAGCTGGCTGCTTCCTTTTGATGATGTAATTTCGGCTTTAAAAATTACTAAAACCACTTTAGATGACGGACAATTAGAATTACGTTCACCGGGTTTAGTTAAGCGGATAAATCCCAATGATTTAAAAACAGATGCTGAATTAGGTTTAGTTATATCTGTCGCGGATATCAAAAATATTCTGGGAGTACCGACGGAATTTGATATTGTAAAATACGCTATTGTATTTAATCCTCCTTGGTTGGGTTTAAGAAAGAAGAAAGGTAATCGTCAAGCAGAAATTCCGGTAATTTTAGACGGTTTACCTCAAGTTAATTCCCCTGGATTCAGCTTTTCTACTGTCGGACAAAGTATTAATGTTTTTGCTACGGGAAACAATACAAATACCCGAGGAAATTTAACTGCTATCGGTACAATGTTTGGTGGTAGCTGGTATATCCGCACAAATCAGCCAAGTTTAACTGACAGAAAAAACTGGAATATCAATGAAGCGCAATATTTACGTCAAACTCCAACTTCTGATTATGTAGTTGGTTCCCAACCGACATTTTGGAGAAGTCAAGGAGGACAATTTTGGGGTTTCACTACAGTGCAAAGATTTGGCTATAATCCATCAAATGCTGTAGGAGGTGGTTTTAGCCCATCTCAAAGAATGCAAAGCAGTAAAATTCAACGCACTATCAGTGGGGAAGCTGCACCGGGAACTTTGGTACAGTTAACCCAAGGTTTTGGCGATAATGTTATTGCAGAAATCTTGGTTGATTCTTCTGGTATTTACCGTTTTGAAAATATATCCACGGGAGGAAGTGGAATTGGTGGAAGTAATAATTATCGCGTGCGTCTTTATCCCGACGGACAATTAACCGCAACACCAGAGATACGCGATGCTATTTTTGCTAGTTTACCAGGTCAATTAACTAAAGGTACATCGGCTTTAATTGTTTCTAGCGGTTTAAATCGAGAAAATACTCAAAGTTCTTTGCTTGGTAATTTTAATAGTTTTCGCGGTGGCGTTGCTTATCGTCTTGGTGTGACAGAAGATTTAACTTTGGGTACGGGGGTTATTTACGATAAATCAATGTTGGGTTTGGGAGAATTATTCTATCAACCCGCTAACTTTCCCTTAGAAGTTGCTTTTTCGGGATTGCTGGGAACCGATGAAGGTTTGGAATATAATGCCGATATCCGCTTTCGTCCATCCAACGATTTTGATTTAAACTTTAATAGCGACAAGCTTTCTCAAAGATTCCGCGCAAACTACCGTGCTTTTAAAGGTATCAACTTCCGTGCTAGCGGTAATACTCGCGAAAATACTTTAGCTGCTGGTTTTAGCTATTCTCGTAGCAGCAGAAATTTCTTTACTTCTGTAAGTGCAGATATTGATACTAACAATAACTTCCGCTGGAATCTTAGTTCCCGTTTGGGAAAGCTACAGCTAAGAAATTACGGAAACGAAATTAACACCAATTCCCAACTCAGCTACAATTTTTCTAAAAGTTCCTCAACTGGAAACTCTTTAAATCTTAATTACGAAACTTCTAAAGAAAATAACCTTGCTTCCTTAAACTGGAAATTTCGCTCCAAATCTCGCAATAGATACGGACGCAGTTTATTCGATTTTGATTTAGGTTACGGTATAGGTTCCCAAGGTAGCGGCATCATCGCTTCAGCTTCCACTGGTGTAATACCGGGTATGGATTTACGCGCTCGATATCAGGGAATTTCCACAACTTCAGATAGAAATAGTTTCCGCATTGAATTATCTCCCAGCTTCTACATTCAACCCAAGCTAGCTTTAGGAGACAACCGCTACGAACGTTTACGAGGTGAGGGAGGATTATTAATTCAACCTTTCTTAGATAAAAACGGTAACGGTAAATTAGATAAAAAAGAAAAAATTTACACTGAAGATTTAGATTTACTTTTAAGTTTAAATAATAAATCCATCAAACGTTTCCGCCCAGATACTAACAACAACGGAGTACTAATTAGAACTGCTCCCGATAACTATCGCTTAGATTTAGATCCCGCAGGTTATCCCATCGATTGGAAACCAACACAAACAGCTTATGCAGTAGAAGTTGCAGCTGGAGGTTTTACTCAACTACTCGTACCATTTATTCCATCCTACACCGTCGCCGGAACAGTTATTAATGCAGAAGGTAAACCCGTTGGTGGTGCAAGAGTGGAAGCGGTAGTTACCGATAAAAAAGGTAAAGTTAAGAAAACGATGTCGGTAACAAATGGTGCGGGAATTTTCTTCTTAGAAAACTTGCAGCAGGGGAATTATAAGTTACTTGTTAACGAAAAAAGTGCAAAACCGGGAGAGATTTTGATTGATGAGAAATCGGAAACTATGCAGGAAGTTGAGTTGAGGATTTAGAGGGGGAAGAGGGAGAAGATAGGAAGATAAGAGATGGGAAAAATGATTTACGAATTCCCAATGCCCAATTCCCAATGCCCAATGCCTAATTATTAAAAAACCTGCTCCAACTTCTTAAAATCGCGCTGCACCTCATTAATCAAAGATTTATTTTTAGGATCTGTTTTCAAAGCCTTTTTAAGAAAAATTCTTGCTTTAAGCAACTGTTTTTCAGCTATTAAGGCTCGTCCCCAAAGCTGATACGATATGGCTAACCATTGTCGGACTTCAGCATCATGGGGTAAACGTTCGACTAAAGCCTCTGCTAAGGCGATCGCTTGAGGAAAGCGTCTCTGTTTCAAAAACTGCTGTAGCTGTTCGTAAGTCTTCCACTTCAGACGTTGTTCAATTTCAGCTACATGAGGAGGCTTTGGCTGTGTGGGCTGCTGCTTTGGTTTTTGCGGTGATGCTTGTCTTTGTACCTCACGGGTTTTTTGCTGCCATTTTTCTTTAGCCCGCTTCGGTTCTTTTGGCGGCGTTTCGACAGCTTGCGATGCTTTCTTATGAGAATTATTTTCAGGAGGCGGTATAACTTGCAACAGCAACTTATATGCCTCAGTTACAGCAATAAACTTTTCCTTGGCTCTGTCATCATCCGGATTAATATCGGGATGATATTGCTGTGCGAGTCGGCGATAAGACGATTTGATATCGGGAAAAGAAGCTCCCGACCTTAAACCTAGTAAACGGTAGCAATCTAGAAGATCCATTTCGAGCTATCAGAAGCACTTTTAACAGCTATCAGCTTACTTAATTTTTAAAATTCTAATTTTTAAAATTATTAAAGCATTAAAGTAAGTGACTGATTATATTACATTTCCAGCTAATTGCTGAAGCCATTAATGATAAAGACTAAATTTTAAATTTAAAGTTCACCAGGTACAAGTTTACAATAAATGGTAATTGGTAATTGAGAATTGGTAATTGGTAAGATTTTCAACCTATTACCCCTTCGGGTTCACCACTCCCCTCAACGGAGAGAACCTCCGCAGGGGGTGGATTCACCATTACCCATTACCAATCAAACCTAAACTGGTCGCTCTTCAATTACTTTGTCAATCAAGCCATACTCTTTGGCTTGTTCTGCTGACATGAAGAAGTCGCGATCCATGTCTTTTTCGATTTTTTCGAGTGATTGACCAGTATTGTTAGCGTAAATACCGTTTAATTGATGCCGAATTCGTAAGATTTCTTTAGCTTCGATTTCGATGTCGGTTGCTTGTCCGCGAGTTCCACCGGAAGGTTGGTGAATCATAATCCGCGAATGAGGTAATGCTAATCGCTTACCTTTGGTTCCACCACCTAATAGGAATGAACCCATTGAAGCTGCTAAACCCAGACATATTGTTACCACGTCAGACTTGATATGCTGCATGGTATCGTAAATTGCTAAACCAGATGTTACAACACCACCTGGTGAATTTATGTACAGAAAAATATCTTTGCCTGGGTCTTCGGAATCAAGGTATAACATGATAGCAATGATTTCGTTGGCTATCTGGTCGTTTACCTCATCACCCAAGAATATGATGCGATCGCGGGCGAGGCGAGTATAAATATTAACCCACTGAGTATATTGTTCCCCTGGTAGTTTATAAGGAACGCTAGGATAGCCTATTGGCATATTTCCGACTCCGTTTGTAATTAATGGAAAATGAAAATCAAAATTTAGAAGTTATTCTGCGCTGAGAATAATCATCGTGTATAGCCATTGCAAATAATTTCCTAACCATAGGTATTTTCTTTGAAAGGGCTACCACAATAAACTTACTCTGCCTCGGCGAAAGCATAAACTCTAAATAATTGCAGCTATAAACTGCTTGTAGGATGAAAGATTAAATCAAATTTAATTTAAATTAATTTAATTAAATTTAATTTTTAATTTCATCCAGAATAAAATATCTACGTGCTTGTTTATAAAACTCCTGCTGGCGCAGCAGATTCGGAGTCTAATTGGGCTTTGCTTTCAAAAACTCGGTCAATTAAGCCATATTCTACTGCTTGGTCTGGTGTTATGTAGAATAAGCGATCCATATCTTTTTTAACTTTTGCTTTATCTTGTCCGGTGTTCCGAGCAAAGATTTCAACCATTGCTTCTTTGTTAACAAAGACTTCTTTCGCCATGATTTGAATATCGGTGGCTTGTCCTCTAGTACCGCTAATAGGCTGCTTGAGAACAATTGAAGCATGGGGTAAAGCGGCTCTACAACCTTTTGTTCCGGCACTAAGTAACATTGCTGCCATACCCATTGCCTGACCGATACAAATAGTATGAATGGGAGGCTTAATGTACCTCATAGTATCGTATATAGCAAAAGCTTCTGTTTCAAAAGCAATAGGCTGGTCGCCGAAACTTGTACCAACAGAGTTAATATAAATTTTTATTGGCTTGTCTGGGTCTTCCGACTGCAAATAAAGCAATTCGGCAATAATTAATTTAGTAACTTCTGGCACCAGTGGCGCTCCCAGATATACGATACGTTCCTTCAGCAATAAAGAAGGTAAATCTGGGGGTGGCGTGCGATAAAAATTGTCGCCCGTGTAAGGCGCTTGCATAGCCTTGATGGGTGAATGTTCCATTTTCCAACCGTTGCCTGAATTAACGCTATTAACTGTAGTACATACTAGCGCGTGGATAAAGACTATGGAGGTGTGGATTTCTCTCTTTTTACAAATTTAGTAGTTAGTAGTTAGTAGTTAGTTGTCTTATCTTTTTCCCCATCACCCCATCTTCCTTCTCTAAAATTATTTCTTCCGAACAATTTTATTATCTAGCAAGTGAAATTATGAATATCATTTAATATATTGAACTGCACCAGGAGTTTTCCGTAGCGAGCTGGCTGCCTTCTGGAGTTATTTATATATAATGTATAGTCCGTGCAAGGAACCGCAACTAGTATGAAAGTAAGCTTATTGCCCGAACTCAATGATAGCAATCTGGATGTAAATCAATCAAGCTCTCAACGCCAGTTAGCAGTTTCTTTAACTGCTAAGGTTGAAAATTTAGACCGCAGCGTTCCCCTTAATTTATGCTTGATTTTAGACCATAGCGGTTCCATGAACGGTCGTCCGCTAGAAACTGTTAAAAAAGCTGCAAACCGCATTGTTGACAGACTCAAAAATGGCGATCGCCTCAGTATTGTAGTTTTCGATCACCGAGCCAAGGTACTCGTTCCCAACCAGGAAATAGAAGATAGAGAAGGTATAAAACAGCAGATTAATCGTCTCAGTGCTGATGGCGGTACTTCTATTGATGAAGGTTTGCGTTTGGGTATTGAGGAATTAGCTAAGGGTAAGAAAGAAGCTATTTCTCAGGCTTTTTTATTGACTGATGGTGAAAACGAACATGGTGATAACAATCGCTGTCTAAAATTTGCTCAATTAGCTATAGATTACAGTTTAACTTTAAATTCTCTGGGATTTGGCGACAATTGGAACCAAGATGTTCTCGAACAAATCGCAGATGCTGGCGGTGGTAGTTTGTCGCATATAGCACAGCCAGAGGAAGCTGAAAATAAATTTAGTCAATTATTTAGCCGCATTCAAACTGTTGGTTTGACAAATGCCTATTTACTATTTTCATTAATGCCAAAGGTTCGGTTAGCTGAACTTAAACCTGTAGCTCAGGTATACCCAGATACTATTGAATTGCCAGTACAGCAAGAAGCAGACGGACGTTTTGCGGTGCGTTTGGGTGATTTAATGAAGGATAGCAAAAGAACGGTTTTGGCAAATATTTATTTAGGACAATTCCCAGAAGGTAATCATACAGTAGCTCAA comes from Rivularia sp. PCC 7116 and encodes:
- the gyrA gene encoding DNA topoisomerase (ATP-hydrolyzing) subunit A — its product is MTYSQERIIPTDLRNEMSRSYLEYAMSVIVGRALPDARDGLKPVHRRILYAMHELGLTADRPFRKCARVVGEVLGKYHPHGDTAVYDALVRMAQSFSMRSPLISGHGNFGSVDNDPPAAMRYTECRLQSLTSDALLQDIESETVDFADNFDGSQQEPTVLPARLPQLLLNGSSGIAVGMATNIPPHNLGELIDGLVALIQNPEITDIELTKYIHGPDFPTGGQILGTSGIKEAYTTGRGSITMRGVANIETLQQRGRPEKEAIIITELPYQTNKAALIEKIAELVNDKRIDGISDIRDESDRDGMRIVIELKRDAYPRVVLNNLYKLTPLQTNFGANMLALVNGEPILLTLKRFLEVFLDFRIEAITRRTRYELRKAEERDHILQGLLIAQSHLDEIIALIRHAADAPTAKGELITNYGLSEAQADAILQMQLRRLTALEADKIRLEHEQLQLQITDLRDILARRERILEIIETEVKQLREKHATPRRTIITHKEGELDDIDLIANEKVIILLTQQGYMKRMPVNTFEAQSRATRGKAAAKVKDDDNIEHFLTCCDHDSVLFFSERGVVYCMKAYQLPLGSRTSRGTPIVQMLPIPKEEKITSIVPVSEFSQDEYLVMLTKGGYIKKTALAAFSNIRANGLIAISLEEGDELRWVRRARAEDSVIIGSRMGMAIHFRCTHEQLRPLGRATRGVKAMKLRKGGDELVGMDVLPAHILNNIAPVSEAEAETEAETVETEDSDNEATVEVEDNNNSGLWVLVITTGGYGKRVPVGQFRLQNRAGQGLMATKFKNLKTQDQLASLHIVSEDNEIMMVTSRGIIIRQAVNAISIQSRSATGVRVQRLDQDDFLNGVAIVPGDSGEESDESSEENEENEDNAEVTETIVIEPADDAVETEE
- a CDS encoding diguanylate cyclase domain-containing protein — encoded protein: MQAVRDNVAGEITDFRFLMANPVIAKFFYSNQEDLIGDYLLNNKIFLDNPSLFDSLVEVVETRKSFDKELYYETNGSQNWYQIIAVSLGDGITLTIRDITQTKLLELELTRQARIDSLTNIANRRRFDEYLDQEWQRYRREKLPISLILCEINDFESYKNAYGNQKSDECLIAIAQVINNCAKRAIDLVARYREYQFAVLLPNTDGDGVLHVARVIRSEIEKLKIADISLNLGIANMIPTKNVEAQALIVVAEERVRS
- a CDS encoding carboxypeptidase-like regulatory domain-containing protein; the encoded protein is MMYPDIPIKHNVEIIEIQPCIHYIYTKNEKSNDKKTNPNCYFPYSLKKDSTPQTISLIEEENKSNSSLSLRQKLNNSKNTIANQIKSTKNVFTIIPVGLNIGRRNVNESILIRGFEDGSKAVNFDSWLLPFDDVISALKITKTTLDDGQLELRSPGLVKRINPNDLKTDAELGLVISVADIKNILGVPTEFDIVKYAIVFNPPWLGLRKKKGNRQAEIPVILDGLPQVNSPGFSFSTVGQSINVFATGNNTNTRGNLTAIGTMFGGSWYIRTNQPSLTDRKNWNINEAQYLRQTPTSDYVVGSQPTFWRSQGGQFWGFTTVQRFGYNPSNAVGGGFSPSQRMQSSKIQRTISGEAAPGTLVQLTQGFGDNVIAEILVDSSGIYRFENISTGGSGIGGSNNYRVRLYPDGQLTATPEIRDAIFASLPGQLTKGTSALIVSSGLNRENTQSSLLGNFNSFRGGVAYRLGVTEDLTLGTGVIYDKSMLGLGELFYQPANFPLEVAFSGLLGTDEGLEYNADIRFRPSNDFDLNFNSDKLSQRFRANYRAFKGINFRASGNTRENTLAAGFSYSRSSRNFFTSVSADIDTNNNFRWNLSSRLGKLQLRNYGNEINTNSQLSYNFSKSSSTGNSLNLNYETSKENNLASLNWKFRSKSRNRYGRSLFDFDLGYGIGSQGSGIIASASTGVIPGMDLRARYQGISTTSDRNSFRIELSPSFYIQPKLALGDNRYERLRGEGGLLIQPFLDKNGNGKLDKKEKIYTEDLDLLLSLNNKSIKRFRPDTNNNGVLIRTAPDNYRLDLDPAGYPIDWKPTQTAYAVEVAAGGFTQLLVPFIPSYTVAGTVINAEGKPVGGARVEAVVTDKKGKVKKTMSVTNGAGIFFLENLQQGNYKLLVNEKSAKPGEILIDEKSETMQEVELRI
- a CDS encoding J domain-containing protein, coding for MDLLDCYRLLGLRSGASFPDIKSSYRRLAQQYHPDINPDDDRAKEKFIAVTEAYKLLLQVIPPPENNSHKKASQAVETPPKEPKRAKEKWQQKTREVQRQASPQKPKQQPTQPKPPHVAEIEQRLKWKTYEQLQQFLKQRRFPQAIALAEALVERLPHDAEVRQWLAISYQLWGRALIAEKQLLKARIFLKKALKTDPKNKSLINEVQRDFKKLEQVF